The following coding sequences lie in one Vibrio spartinae genomic window:
- a CDS encoding DUF808 domain-containing protein — MAGVSLLTLLDDIATLLDDIAVMSKVAAKKTAGVLGDDLALNAQQVSGVAAEREIPVVWAVAKGSLRNKVILVPIAWGLSQVAPWLIMPLLLLGGLYLSFEGAEKVIEKYGHSPHQDAEQAQQEEDESSLSLEAYEKRKVAGAIRTDFILSAEIIVIALGTVQGQSALDQILVMSFVAVLMTAGVYGLVAGIVKLDDLGFYLERRSQGRGIFHVIGQMLIHAAPRFMKILTVVGTLAMFLVGGSIITHQIMLLHHGIESFVHWIPDISLMHSVGRLIGQSLIGFLAGLILAGIWILGHRLFARSSQ; from the coding sequence ATGGCCGGAGTCAGCTTACTTACTCTTCTTGATGATATCGCGACCCTGCTCGACGATATTGCGGTGATGTCTAAAGTGGCAGCCAAAAAGACGGCCGGGGTGCTGGGGGATGATCTGGCGCTGAATGCGCAGCAGGTCTCTGGTGTGGCGGCTGAGCGTGAAATTCCCGTCGTATGGGCCGTTGCGAAAGGCTCGCTGCGCAATAAAGTGATTCTCGTCCCGATTGCGTGGGGTTTAAGCCAAGTCGCTCCGTGGTTAATCATGCCATTGTTGTTGCTCGGTGGGTTATATCTCAGTTTTGAAGGGGCAGAGAAAGTGATTGAAAAGTATGGTCATTCACCACATCAGGACGCCGAACAAGCACAACAGGAAGAGGACGAGAGTTCGCTGTCTCTTGAAGCGTATGAAAAGCGTAAAGTCGCAGGGGCAATCCGCACCGATTTTATTCTGTCCGCAGAGATCATTGTCATTGCGTTGGGGACGGTGCAGGGGCAGTCAGCCCTTGATCAAATCTTAGTGATGAGTTTTGTCGCGGTATTAATGACGGCGGGCGTTTATGGATTGGTCGCCGGGATTGTCAAACTCGATGATCTCGGATTCTATCTCGAACGACGTTCTCAAGGCCGGGGCATTTTTCATGTGATAGGGCAGATGCTGATTCACGCGGCTCCGCGGTTTATGAAAATCCTGACCGTGGTCGGCACGCTGGCGATGTTTCTGGTGGGGGGCAGTATTATCACTCACCAGATTATGTTATTGCATCATGGTATTGAGTCATTCGTCCATTGGATACCGGATATCTCTCTGATGCATTCAGTCGGTCGTCTCATCGGGCAGAGTCTCATCGGTTTTCTCGCTGGGTTAATTTTGGCGGGGATATGGATATTGGGACACCGACTGTTTGCCCGTTCTTCGCAGTGA
- a CDS encoding AraC family transcriptional regulator, which translates to MRKNKSTWRLHPQFAVKQAPSDVFMNFEAFVSNTETRIHSHPWGQVQLISGGILEMEAEATRFLAPPHLAIWVPAGVVHRSYNRKPLDYCSLNIDQSLTPAFPQQTSLLKITPIVQAIIEDFRQRHVSVPQSEADQRLIEVLLDQLSAQETELHFLPSSTHKYLSPILAAVEDNPADDTPLKIWAARVHTTERTLARCCQSELGMSFTEWRMRVRYLHSMELLRRGCSVKEVAYTLGYRQASPFISMFKKYAGVTPEQYKHRFLALDE; encoded by the coding sequence ATGAGAAAAAATAAATCGACTTGGCGGCTTCATCCTCAGTTTGCCGTGAAACAGGCACCTTCAGATGTTTTTATGAATTTCGAAGCGTTTGTTTCGAATACGGAAACACGCATTCACAGCCATCCTTGGGGGCAAGTGCAACTAATTTCCGGTGGCATTTTAGAAATGGAAGCCGAGGCAACTCGCTTTCTTGCGCCCCCGCATTTGGCGATCTGGGTACCGGCTGGTGTCGTGCATCGCAGCTATAATCGCAAGCCGCTCGATTACTGCTCGCTCAATATTGATCAGTCCCTGACCCCGGCATTTCCGCAGCAGACCAGCTTACTGAAAATCACACCGATTGTGCAGGCGATTATTGAAGATTTTCGCCAGCGGCATGTGAGTGTACCGCAGAGCGAAGCGGATCAGCGACTGATTGAGGTTTTGCTCGATCAACTGTCCGCGCAGGAGACCGAACTCCATTTCTTACCCTCATCAACCCATAAATATCTCTCGCCAATCCTGGCAGCGGTTGAAGACAATCCTGCCGATGATACCCCTTTAAAAATTTGGGCAGCGCGGGTACATACCACGGAACGGACACTGGCACGCTGTTGTCAGAGTGAACTAGGGATGAGTTTCACCGAGTGGCGGATGCGGGTTCGCTACCTGCATTCGATGGAGTTGCTGCGTCGTGGCTGCTCAGTTAAAGAGGTTGCGTACACCCTGGGTTACCGTCAGGCCAGCCCGTTCATCAGTATGTTTAAAAAATATGCAGGTGTGACCCCAGAGCAGTATAAGCACCGTTTCCTCGCCCTTGATGAGTGA
- a CDS encoding OsmC family protein, with product MQAEVTWVDGLKFMGQSGSGHSIVMDGSGGKTAPSPMEMVLMAAGGCSSVDVVDGLKSAGQRVTDCRAKLTTERRDTAPRLFTQIHIHFQVAGEALDPAIVSKVTADSLEKYCSVCLMLGQGVEMRHSWEIIAADTENC from the coding sequence ATGCAAGCTGAGGTTACTTGGGTTGATGGATTGAAATTTATGGGTCAGTCCGGGTCGGGTCATTCGATTGTCATGGATGGCAGCGGTGGTAAAACGGCACCGAGTCCGATGGAAATGGTATTGATGGCTGCCGGAGGCTGTAGCTCAGTCGATGTCGTTGACGGGCTGAAATCGGCAGGGCAGCGAGTCACCGACTGCCGGGCGAAGCTGACTACGGAGCGTCGTGATACAGCGCCGCGTCTGTTTACTCAGATCCATATCCATTTTCAGGTTGCCGGTGAAGCACTGGATCCGGCGATTGTGAGCAAAGTGACCGCCGATTCACTGGAGAAATACTGCTCCGTCTGTCTGATGCTCGGACAAGGCGTAGAAATGCGTCATAGCTGGGAAATCATTGCAGCGGATACTGAAAATTGCTGA
- a CDS encoding dCMP deaminase family protein has protein sequence MMSKWVHRFYQMAELVSSWSKDPSTQVGAVITKQNRIVSVGFNGYPHGISDSVDIDDRDMKYLKTLHAEENAILFAKRDLDGCDIYVTHFPCPNCAAKIIQTGITTVYCPEQSQDFLSRWGDKIQVSQDMFNQAGVGVCWIPLSELSNLTDSNIR, from the coding sequence ATGATGTCAAAATGGGTTCACCGCTTCTATCAGATGGCCGAACTGGTCTCGTCCTGGAGTAAAGATCCTTCCACTCAGGTTGGTGCCGTAATTACCAAACAGAACCGCATCGTCTCCGTCGGATTCAATGGCTATCCACATGGTATCTCCGATAGCGTCGATATCGATGATCGGGATATGAAATATCTGAAAACCCTGCACGCGGAGGAAAACGCGATCCTCTTCGCCAAACGTGATCTGGATGGCTGCGACATTTATGTCACGCACTTTCCCTGCCCCAATTGTGCAGCCAAAATCATCCAAACCGGCATCACCACCGTTTACTGTCCTGAACAGAGCCAAGACTTTCTCTCCCGCTGGGGGGATAAAATTCAGGTCAGTCAGGATATGTTCAATCAAGCCGGTGTCGGTGTCTGCTGGATACCGCTCAGCGAGCTGAGCAACCTCACGGATAGCAATATCCGTTAA
- a CDS encoding hybrid sensor histidine kinase/response regulator — MSVLKYLSIKNRLIVLCIVPVIIISWGAYRWFMQVESRMSGYANTIYRISILEKISTLSDQFYQVLDLRRETDGIESQQLLRFQQATQDVAAALKQSQGGVLAYGDQQVLASNLDELSKLTERLPGIQGDTLMAQSLWGFDLIYEMMVALQKPSGYLAPTHIYQMETMFGQLSWFLYWIERETWLMHEIQNKRQVDAFMRQEYFEIIARQQTYLEYFINFGASDAQLNQMTKFLSQQEFQQASILRDKVLYDQIEPQLLNKYIASLERKQDALRQLVLGYAKTLSQKIQTLVNRDKQFIYMAIVLVILTLSGLILLSISTSYRISTRLSRILHAMAQINEKSQSSHVENIPVEGYDEFARFAIGMNDVMQTLTEQKIHLVKAKEEAVSANRAKSAFLANMSHEIRTPLNGIIGLTEMLRMYELTAPQKEVIADIEVSSQTLLILINDILDLSKIESGRLAISPHSFNIRELVYDAVNMLNSKAVAQFNELQVSLDPKLPTLVIADEFRLRQILMNLLSNAVKFTREGKIRTEILFQEAQSTLICRIKDTGIGIEEDKIEQIFEPFSQEDDSITRRYGGTGLGLPICKQLLTLMNGVLTVESVKGKGSCFEVRVPLKLPAEQPKPEPLAFRALLISNSSVYSAQIHQECQRLGGELNRIESLDDIGQKLDRSLDTILYCPCLTRNASQEIEKLRQLFPSVRIVTCQHHLFLNRALVSLTDANITLPFLGGRMESALRETHPGLHQPTQGKNRGAADSLTKRVLVVEDNLMNQKIASFFLDKADFEYTVVNNGQEALDVMTQGGQYTAVLMDCMMPVMDGFTATRKIRHWEIENQRGHIPIIALTASVLDEDITKCYEAGMDAYLPKPYKAEQLLEMLNSFQVSSPR; from the coding sequence ATGTCGGTACTCAAATATTTATCAATAAAAAACCGACTGATTGTGTTATGCATTGTACCAGTCATCATCATCAGTTGGGGGGCGTATCGATGGTTTATGCAAGTCGAGAGTCGCATGAGTGGCTACGCGAATACGATATATCGCATCTCAATTTTAGAGAAAATTTCTACACTGTCCGATCAATTTTACCAGGTGCTGGACCTCCGGCGGGAAACCGATGGGATCGAATCCCAGCAATTATTACGATTTCAGCAGGCAACGCAAGACGTTGCGGCTGCGCTCAAACAAAGTCAAGGCGGTGTGCTGGCTTACGGTGATCAACAGGTGCTGGCCTCCAACCTCGATGAATTGTCAAAACTGACAGAACGGCTGCCCGGTATTCAGGGGGATACCTTGATGGCTCAGTCATTGTGGGGATTTGATTTAATCTATGAAATGATGGTTGCTTTGCAAAAACCATCGGGCTATTTAGCACCTACGCATATTTATCAGATGGAAACAATGTTTGGTCAGTTAAGCTGGTTTCTATACTGGATTGAGCGGGAAACGTGGTTGATGCATGAAATCCAAAACAAGCGTCAGGTCGATGCTTTTATGCGCCAAGAGTATTTTGAAATTATTGCAAGACAGCAAACTTATTTAGAATATTTTATCAATTTCGGTGCCAGCGATGCGCAATTGAATCAGATGACCAAGTTCTTGTCTCAGCAGGAATTTCAACAGGCTAGTATTTTGAGAGACAAGGTGCTTTATGACCAAATTGAACCCCAACTGCTCAACAAATATATTGCCAGCCTTGAACGTAAGCAGGATGCATTGCGTCAGCTTGTGCTCGGTTATGCCAAGACGTTATCTCAAAAAATCCAGACACTGGTGAATCGTGATAAACAGTTTATCTATATGGCGATTGTGCTGGTGATTCTGACATTATCTGGTTTGATATTGCTGAGTATTAGCACGTCATATCGTATTTCGACCCGATTGAGCCGGATCTTACATGCGATGGCACAAATCAATGAAAAGTCACAGAGCAGCCATGTGGAGAATATTCCCGTTGAGGGATATGACGAATTTGCCCGTTTTGCGATTGGCATGAATGATGTGATGCAAACGTTGACTGAGCAGAAAATCCATCTGGTCAAAGCCAAAGAAGAAGCTGTCTCTGCCAATCGGGCAAAAAGTGCCTTTCTTGCCAACATGTCCCATGAGATTCGAACCCCGTTGAACGGGATTATCGGTTTAACGGAAATGCTCAGGATGTATGAGCTGACCGCACCTCAAAAAGAAGTGATTGCAGATATTGAAGTGTCTTCGCAAACATTACTGATCCTCATCAATGATATTTTAGACCTGTCTAAAATTGAATCTGGCCGACTGGCGATTTCACCGCACTCGTTCAATATCAGAGAACTCGTTTATGATGCAGTCAATATGCTGAATTCCAAGGCGGTTGCCCAATTTAACGAGTTGCAAGTGTCACTGGACCCGAAATTACCGACTCTTGTGATTGCTGATGAATTTCGTCTCAGACAGATTTTAATGAACCTACTGTCAAATGCCGTGAAATTTACCCGTGAAGGCAAGATCAGAACGGAAATCCTGTTTCAGGAGGCTCAGTCAACATTGATCTGCCGTATCAAAGATACCGGGATTGGTATTGAAGAAGACAAAATAGAGCAAATCTTTGAGCCGTTTAGTCAAGAGGATGACAGCATCACGCGGCGTTATGGCGGTACGGGGTTAGGGTTGCCGATCTGTAAGCAATTACTGACGCTGATGAACGGCGTGTTGACGGTTGAGTCGGTCAAGGGCAAAGGCAGTTGTTTTGAGGTGAGAGTCCCGCTCAAGCTGCCTGCGGAACAGCCGAAGCCTGAGCCACTCGCATTTCGGGCATTGCTGATTTCGAACAGTTCGGTGTACAGTGCGCAAATCCATCAGGAGTGTCAACGGCTCGGCGGGGAGTTGAACAGAATCGAGTCATTGGATGACATTGGCCAAAAGCTTGACCGCTCATTAGATACCATTTTGTATTGTCCTTGTCTGACACGCAATGCCAGCCAAGAGATTGAAAAACTACGTCAGCTTTTTCCATCAGTAAGAATTGTCACTTGCCAGCATCATCTCTTCTTAAACCGGGCGTTGGTGAGCCTGACCGATGCAAATATTACCTTGCCGTTTTTGGGGGGCCGCATGGAGTCGGCCCTGCGGGAAACTCATCCGGGACTTCATCAACCCACGCAGGGAAAAAACAGAGGGGCAGCCGACTCGCTCACCAAACGAGTTTTAGTGGTGGAAGATAATCTGATGAATCAGAAGATTGCCAGTTTCTTTCTCGATAAAGCCGATTTTGAATATACCGTGGTCAACAATGGTCAGGAAGCATTAGATGTCATGACGCAGGGCGGTCAGTATACCGCGGTATTGATGGATTGCATGATGCCCGTGATGGATGGTTTTACTGCCACGCGTAAAATCCGCCACTGGGAAATTGAAAATCAACGTGGACACATCCCCATTATTGCGTTGACGGCCAGTGTGCTCGATGAAGATATTACCAAATGTTATGAAGCAGGTATGGATGCATACCTGCCAAAGCCTTATAAAGCAGAGCAACTGCTCGAAATGCTTAACTCATTTCAGGTGTCGTCACCCCGATAA
- a CDS encoding sulfate ABC transporter permease, with amino-acid sequence MKHWIRFILVWMVTLQTGAQQYEFNDAIRLSGFGTYSLSRSDSEVPVFTYRDIDDEWCADCDSTLGLQLDWVINDQFRSSIQVVKRPQDDYSDPELEWAYLAYTRGNSTLKLGRLRIPMFLLSEYYYVSAAYPWIRPPHDIYDSFSGVTHYNGAAYEWQFWPTEQLQLKISPYIAAAEENDYQFFGKPFTLDSDGAYGLTVDLLQDDHQLHLSYLSVNSDQKQNGNTVYHYDMDMLSVGFSYLYQDYNIALETLYDSGLFADWYIGISRDLGNWLPYVQYGQLRGHANQTYLLGLRYPLTPRLVINAEWEYIRSPRVPLSGHFTQVQTAPIENDSHIFTLALSFTF; translated from the coding sequence ATGAAGCATTGGATACGATTTATCTTAGTCTGGATGGTCACACTCCAAACCGGTGCACAACAGTACGAATTTAATGATGCCATTCGTCTCAGCGGCTTTGGTACGTACAGTCTCAGCCGTTCTGACAGTGAGGTTCCTGTTTTTACCTACCGGGATATCGATGATGAATGGTGTGCCGACTGTGACAGCACACTCGGCCTGCAACTTGACTGGGTCATCAATGATCAGTTTCGCAGTTCGATTCAGGTCGTCAAACGGCCTCAGGACGATTATTCAGACCCAGAACTAGAATGGGCTTATCTGGCTTATACGCGAGGTAATTCAACCCTGAAACTCGGCCGACTCAGAATCCCGATGTTTTTATTGTCGGAGTATTACTATGTCTCGGCAGCCTATCCGTGGATTCGCCCGCCTCATGATATATACGATAGTTTTTCCGGGGTAACCCATTACAATGGCGCGGCATACGAGTGGCAATTCTGGCCGACAGAGCAATTACAACTCAAAATCTCCCCCTATATTGCCGCAGCAGAAGAAAATGATTATCAATTCTTCGGCAAACCTTTCACTCTCGATAGTGACGGTGCTTATGGCCTAACGGTGGATCTGTTGCAGGACGATCATCAACTCCATCTGTCCTATTTGTCGGTAAACTCAGATCAGAAACAGAACGGCAACACGGTTTATCATTATGACATGGATATGTTGTCAGTCGGATTCAGCTATTTGTATCAGGACTACAATATTGCGCTGGAAACGCTGTATGACTCGGGGCTCTTTGCAGACTGGTACATCGGTATTTCCCGGGATCTGGGCAACTGGCTCCCTTATGTGCAGTACGGGCAGTTGCGTGGCCATGCGAACCAAACGTATCTGCTTGGGCTACGTTATCCGCTCACGCCACGGTTGGTGATCAATGCGGAGTGGGAATATATTCGCAGTCCGCGCGTCCCACTCAGTGGTCACTTTACTCAGGTACAGACGGCACCGATTGAGAATGACAGCCATATCTTCACACTGGCACTGTCATTCACATTTTAA
- a CDS encoding hybrid-cluster NAD(P)-dependent oxidoreductase, with the protein MIAEDLETPVALVCTEKWHETPDTVSFVLACPENARRFHFKPGQFASLGFEIDGQIAYRAYSISSLPDQTMMKFTVKRVEGGQVSNHVIDHLSSGDRVQLLKPQGAFNNVDCTHRGRVALISAGCGITPVMSMAADWLSREGVDVVFIHIARDVRHTIYYEELLHLNTVHPSFHLKLLLKQAGNSEHMQGRLDQDYLLKLCPDILERTVYLCGPERFMQDVTTYLDQIGFQMADCYQERFSVAAMASDSPSSDTETGPVTVAVPGFGVTVDAQAGDALLDVLESAGVPVIAACRSGICGSCKCRVEQGQVEFSSQETLSEADIRSGYVLACSSRIRSDLKVSL; encoded by the coding sequence ATGATCGCTGAGGATCTAGAAACACCGGTTGCGTTAGTCTGTACTGAAAAGTGGCATGAAACACCGGACACCGTGAGTTTTGTGCTGGCTTGCCCGGAGAATGCCCGTCGTTTTCATTTTAAGCCCGGTCAGTTTGCCAGTTTAGGATTTGAGATTGACGGTCAAATTGCGTATCGCGCCTATTCGATCAGTTCATTGCCAGATCAGACCATGATGAAGTTCACGGTCAAGCGTGTCGAAGGCGGTCAAGTCTCCAATCATGTTATCGACCATCTGAGTTCGGGTGATCGGGTGCAGTTGCTGAAACCGCAGGGTGCGTTTAACAATGTTGACTGTACGCACCGGGGACGCGTTGCACTGATTAGTGCCGGATGTGGCATTACCCCGGTGATGTCGATGGCTGCGGACTGGCTTTCGCGAGAGGGCGTCGATGTTGTATTTATTCATATTGCCCGTGATGTGCGCCATACCATTTACTATGAAGAGCTGTTACATCTGAATACGGTTCATCCATCGTTTCATTTAAAGTTACTGCTCAAGCAAGCCGGGAATAGCGAGCACATGCAAGGGCGGCTGGATCAGGATTACCTGCTGAAACTGTGCCCGGATATCCTTGAAAGAACGGTTTACCTGTGTGGTCCTGAACGCTTTATGCAGGATGTCACCACTTACCTTGATCAGATTGGATTTCAGATGGCGGACTGTTATCAGGAACGATTCAGTGTAGCAGCGATGGCGAGTGACTCACCTTCGTCTGATACTGAAACCGGCCCGGTGACGGTGGCAGTGCCCGGTTTTGGTGTGACGGTTGATGCGCAGGCAGGGGATGCTTTGTTAGATGTTTTGGAATCGGCAGGTGTGCCGGTGATTGCTGCTTGTCGCAGTGGGATCTGCGGATCATGTAAATGCCGGGTTGAACAGGGACAGGTTGAGTTTTCCAGCCAAGAGACCTTGAGTGAAGCAGACATCCGGTCAGGTTATGTGCTCGCCTGTTCAAGCCGGATTCGTTCAGATCTGAAAGTGTCACTATAA
- the hcp gene encoding hydroxylamine reductase has protein sequence MFCIQCEQTIQTPAGKGCAYAQGMCGKTAEVSDLQDVLVYSLQGVSFWANLGRRCGVIDPVIDQWAPKAFFSTLTNVNFDPERIVELAIESNQYRRSLAERVRAAAVLHDIEIPTPYTAALVDLPETRDELLSLAPDAAVNRGQSTLHEDIIGLRLLCLYGLKGAAAYLEHARVLGQTDAEMFAQYHKIMSWLGSDPEDAKSLLDTSMEIGLMNFKIMEMLDKGETDTFGHPEPTIVNVKPVQGKCILVSGHDLHDLEKILQQTEGLGINVYTNGEMLPAHAYPELKKYPHLVGNYGSAWQNQQKEFANFPGAIVMTSNCLLNPNVGQYAERIFTRSIVGWPGVQHIEGDDFSDVIACALDQDGFRHDEIEHFITIGFGRNALMQAAPAVIEQIKLGNIKHFFLVGGCDGDKAERSYYTEFTEKAPQDSVILTLACGKYRFNKNDFGDINGIPRLLDVGQCNDAYSAIQLALALANEFDCGVNDLPLTLVLSWFEQKAIVILLTLLALGVRGIYTGPSAPAFLTPNLMAILQSEFDMRSITTVDNDLNTILAA, from the coding sequence ATGTTTTGTATTCAATGTGAACAGACGATTCAAACCCCGGCAGGAAAGGGTTGTGCCTATGCTCAGGGCATGTGTGGTAAAACGGCTGAAGTCTCTGATCTTCAAGATGTCTTGGTCTATTCACTTCAGGGCGTGTCTTTCTGGGCAAATCTCGGTCGGCGTTGTGGTGTGATTGATCCGGTCATTGACCAATGGGCACCGAAAGCATTCTTCTCAACGTTAACCAATGTGAATTTTGATCCAGAGCGAATTGTCGAGCTGGCAATTGAATCGAATCAGTATCGTCGTTCTCTGGCTGAACGGGTCCGCGCTGCGGCGGTATTGCACGATATTGAGATCCCAACACCTTACACTGCGGCATTGGTTGATTTGCCGGAAACCCGTGACGAATTGCTGTCGTTGGCACCGGACGCCGCCGTGAATCGCGGTCAAAGCACATTACATGAAGATATCATCGGTTTAAGACTCTTGTGTCTGTACGGCTTGAAAGGGGCTGCGGCTTATCTGGAACATGCCCGTGTGCTGGGTCAGACGGATGCAGAGATGTTCGCGCAATATCACAAGATTATGTCTTGGTTGGGGAGCGATCCGGAAGACGCAAAATCTTTGCTCGATACCTCAATGGAAATCGGTCTGATGAACTTTAAGATCATGGAAATGCTCGATAAAGGGGAGACAGACACCTTTGGTCATCCGGAACCGACAATCGTGAACGTGAAACCGGTGCAGGGGAAATGTATTTTAGTCTCCGGGCATGACCTGCATGATCTGGAAAAAATCCTTCAACAGACCGAAGGATTGGGAATCAATGTTTATACCAATGGTGAAATGTTACCCGCCCATGCCTACCCGGAATTGAAAAAATACCCGCATTTGGTCGGTAACTATGGGAGTGCGTGGCAGAATCAGCAGAAAGAATTTGCCAACTTCCCCGGTGCGATCGTCATGACCTCGAACTGTTTGCTGAACCCGAATGTCGGTCAGTATGCGGAGCGGATTTTTACCCGCAGTATTGTCGGCTGGCCGGGTGTCCAGCATATTGAAGGGGATGATTTTAGTGACGTTATCGCGTGTGCCCTTGATCAAGACGGTTTCCGTCATGATGAAATCGAACACTTCATCACGATTGGATTTGGTCGCAATGCGTTGATGCAAGCTGCCCCCGCAGTGATTGAGCAAATCAAACTGGGCAATATCAAACACTTCTTCCTGGTCGGTGGGTGTGACGGTGATAAAGCAGAAAGAAGCTACTATACCGAGTTTACCGAAAAAGCCCCGCAAGATAGCGTGATCCTGACGCTCGCGTGCGGTAAATACCGTTTCAACAAAAATGATTTCGGTGATATTAACGGGATCCCACGGTTATTGGATGTCGGTCAATGTAACGACGCCTATTCCGCGATTCAACTTGCGCTGGCGCTGGCGAATGAGTTCGACTGTGGTGTGAATGATTTACCGTTGACGTTGGTGTTGTCTTGGTTTGAACAGAAAGCCATTGTGATTCTGCTGACACTGCTGGCCTTGGGAGTGAGAGGGATTTATACCGGTCCGTCTGCACCTGCGTTCCTGACACCGAATTTGATGGCGATTCTGCAAAGCGAATTTGATATGCGCAGTATTACAACCGTCGATAATGATCTGAATACCATCCTTGCTGCATGA
- a CDS encoding LysE family translocator produces the protein MAFSAWLSLFTICLLGAMSPGPSLAMVTKHTLAGGRLNGIATAWAHALGIGMYAFLTIIGLSIVLQKAQWLFQAISLVGAVYLAYLGWKALRSQGGVAANVARGVRISVWQSAKEGLMISMLNPKIALFFTALFSQFITLSHDVTSRMIVVMTPLIVDGLWYTFLTLLFSSAAVLTRLKRKAVLIDRISGVVLIALACRVVVNI, from the coding sequence ATGGCATTTTCGGCGTGGTTATCACTGTTTACCATTTGTTTGCTGGGTGCAATGTCACCGGGGCCGAGCCTCGCGATGGTGACTAAGCACACGCTGGCCGGCGGTCGGCTGAACGGAATTGCAACCGCGTGGGCCCATGCATTGGGGATCGGGATGTATGCTTTTTTGACGATCATTGGCCTTTCCATTGTTTTACAAAAAGCGCAGTGGTTGTTTCAGGCAATTAGTTTGGTGGGCGCTGTTTATCTGGCTTATCTGGGCTGGAAGGCGCTGCGCTCTCAGGGCGGTGTGGCCGCAAATGTCGCGCGCGGCGTGCGTATTTCGGTATGGCAATCGGCCAAAGAAGGGCTGATGATTTCGATGTTGAATCCGAAAATTGCCTTATTTTTTACTGCGTTATTTAGCCAGTTCATTACCCTGAGTCATGATGTTACGAGCCGCATGATTGTGGTGATGACCCCCCTGATTGTTGATGGGCTGTGGTATACCTTTCTGACGTTACTATTTTCCAGTGCGGCTGTTTTGACACGCTTAAAGCGTAAAGCGGTGCTGATTGATCGGATCTCCGGTGTGGTGTTGATTGCGCTGGCTTGTCGAGTTGTGGTAAATATTTGA